CAACGCGTTGCGCCCGTGGAAAGTGCGGGCGGTGCGGGCCGCGCTGGGTGTGCTGGCCCGGGTCGGCGCGATGGACCTGGTGCCGTTCCCCCGGCTCACCGTGTCGCTACCCGACGAGGTCGCGGCCGACGAGGTGCTGCTGGCCGGGCAGTTGGGCACCGCGCTCGGCGGGCCCGTGGTCTACGCGGCCTGCGGGGTTCGCCCGCCGGATTCGAACCACAAGCCGACGCTGCAACTGTTCGCGCCCGACGGTCGCGCCCTCGGGTACGCGAAGATCGGCTGGAACGGTGCCACCCGGGCACTGGTGACGGCCGAGGCGGCGGCCCTGCGCGAGCTGGCTGCGGCGACCCGAACGCCGGACCACCCGGCGACACCCCGGCTTCTCGCCGAGACGGCCGCCAGCGGGCAGACGGTCGCGCTTGTCGAACCGCTGCCGCCGGCCGTGCGGGGGGTGGCGGCCGGCGCACCCCCGCGAATCGCCGCGTTGTTGGCGGTCGCCCGCCGGGGCAGCCCTCCGGAGCCACCGCGACCGCTGGCCGGGTCGCCGTTCCTGCTCCGGCTCACCGTCGAGGCGGAGCGCGCCGCGGCCGGCGCACCGGTTGGCGCTCGGGCGGTCGCCGCCGTCGCCGCGTTGGCGCGCCGGCACGGTGGCACCGCCGTTGAGTTCGGGCACTGGCACGGCGACTGGGTGCCCTGGAACCTGGGCGTGCACGCCGGCCGCCTGGTGGCCTGGGACTGGGAGCACAGTGGGCCGGGCGTTCCGCTCGGCTTCGATCTGGCCCACGACGCGTTCCAGCGGGCCCTGGTTTTCCGGGGCGCGCCAGCCGCCGCCGCGGCCCTGGCCGTCGACGCCCACCTTGACCGGTACGGCGCGGAGCTGGGGCTTGGGCCGGCGGCCCGAGGTTTGGTGGCGGACGCCTACCTGCTGGAGATGTGGCTGCGCGTCTGGCGGCTCGCCGATGCCGGCGCGGGCTGGAACGTCGCGCTGCACCCCGCCCTGCTGGACGTCATCGAGAAACGAACCAGCGACTGATCCTTCGAGGTCGGTAAATGTCCTGATCCATCATCGACTTCGACGATGAGAAAGAAATTCCACGCCATGGTGATCATTGATGTGGGTGATCGTGTCCGTCTGCCCGGTGCTCCCACCTGCGGATCCATATGTCCGTCGATCGCTCTGTTCACCGACTGGGGACGTGTGATCTGCTGGTGCATGGCTGCCACCGAAAATCCAAGCGCACGTGTGGGGAGTCGCGTGGACACGACAATCGAGAATGCCAACGATCCCGGGGTTTTGCTCCTGGTGGGCTCCAGTGGCGGGCACCTGGCCCAACTGCTCGCGCTGCGTCCGTGGTACGAAAGCTGGCGGCGTTGCTGGATCACCTTCGACACACCCGAGGCGGTCTCGCAGCTCGTCGGCGAGGACGTCGTCCCGGCGCACCATCCGACCACCCGCAACGTGCCGAACCTGCTGCGCAACACCGTCCTCGCCTGGCGGGTGCTGCGGTCGCGTCGGGTCGCCGCGGTGGTTACCACCGGGGCCGGAGTGGCCGTCCCGTTCGTGCTGCTGGCCCGGCTCTGGCGCGTCCCCACCGTCTACATCGAGGTGTACGACCGCATCGACACCGCGACCGTGACGGCCCGGCTGTGTCGGCCGTTCCTCTCCGCGATGCTGGTGCAGTGGGATGAGCAGCGGCGGCAGTACCCGGAGGCCACCGTCGTGGGGACCCTGTTGTGAGCGCCGAGAACATCGGCAACGTCCCCGCGCACCGGGTCGCCGCGGGTCGACCCCGCCCGGCACCCAGCACCGGGTCGTTCCGACCGCGCCACTCCGGTGATCTCGCCCGGGCCCGGGTGCTGGTCGCCGTCGGCACCGACACGCACCCCTTCGACCGCCTGATCCGCTGGCTGGAGGAGTGGCACCACGGTGTGGACGAGGACGTCGGGCTGACCGTCCAGCACGGGCACACCCGCGCACCCGCGGTCCCCGGGGCGGTGACCTTCCTCGGCCACGGCGAACTCCAGGCCGCGATGGCCGAGGCCGACCTGGTGGTCTGCCACGCCGGGCCCGCCACCATTCTGGAGGCCCGTAGGCAGGGTCATCTGCCGATCGTCACCCCCCGGGACCCGGCCCGAGGCGAGCACGTCGACGACCACCAGTTGCTCTTCGCCCGTCGCCTGGGCGCAGCCGGCATGGTGGCGCTGGCCGAGACCCGCGAGGCGGTGATCGGGGCGCTCACCGAGGGGCTCGCCGATCCGTTCCGGTTCACCGTCGCGGCCGACCCGGTTGCGGCCACGACACGCCGGGCGGCGGTCGAGCAGGTCGGGCGAATCGTGGAGGAGTTGGTGGTCGCGTCGGCCAGACGGCGGCAGGGCGCGAGATGGTGGTCGTGGCTTCTACCGGACCGGCACGGGGAGCGGCGATGACCGGACACCCGAGCGTGAGCACGGTCGTGCCCACCCGCGACCGTCCGGAGCTGCTCCGAGCCGCGGTGCGCGCCATCCTCGACCAGGACTATCCCGGCCCCGTCGAGGTGGTGGTGGTCCACGACCAGTCGGAACCGGATCAGTCGCTGACGCAGCTGTCTCGCCTGGACCGCCAGGTCCGAGTGATCCCCAACCAGCGGACCCCGGGCCTGGCGGGTGCGCGCAACTCCGGGACCCTCGCCGCCGTCGGGGAGTTCGTCGCGTTCTGCGACGACGACGACGAGTGGCTGCCCGGCAAGCTGCGGGCCCAGATCGACGCGCTCGCCGCTGCCCCCGACGCACAGTTGATCAGCTGTGGCATCCGGGTCAGCTACGACGGAAAGACCGTCGACCGGGTGCTGGCCAGCGATTCGGTCACCCTCGCCGACCTGCTGCGGGACCGGATGACCGAGCTGCACCCGTCGACGTTCCTGATCCGCGCCGCCGCGCTGCGCGCCGGGTTCGGACTGGTCGACGAGGAGATCCCCGGCAGCTACGCGGAGGACTACGAGTTTCTGCTCCGCGCGGCGCGCAGCGCGCCGCTGGTCAACCTGTGCACGCCGTACGTGCTGGTGCGCTGGCACCGACGGTCCTACTTCGCGCAGCGCTGGGACACCATCTCCGAGGCGTTGCAGTGGCTCCTGGAGCGCTACCCCGAGTTCGGGACCCAACCAGCCGGCGCGGCGCGGGTCTCGGGGCAGATCGCCTTCGCCCGCGCCGCTTGCGGCGACCGGCGGGCGGCCATGCGCTGGGCTCGGCACGCCCTCCGACGCAACCCGCGCGAGCCGCGGGCGTACCTCGCTCTCGCGGTGGCCGGGAGGG
The nucleotide sequence above comes from Micromonospora luteifusca. Encoded proteins:
- a CDS encoding glycosyltransferase family 2 protein, whose amino-acid sequence is MVVVASTGPARGAAMTGHPSVSTVVPTRDRPELLRAAVRAILDQDYPGPVEVVVVHDQSEPDQSLTQLSRLDRQVRVIPNQRTPGLAGARNSGTLAAVGEFVAFCDDDDEWLPGKLRAQIDALAAAPDAQLISCGIRVSYDGKTVDRVLASDSVTLADLLRDRMTELHPSTFLIRAAALRAGFGLVDEEIPGSYAEDYEFLLRAARSAPLVNLCTPYVLVRWHRRSYFAQRWDTISEALQWLLERYPEFGTQPAGAARVSGQIAFARAACGDRRAAMRWARHALRRNPREPRAYLALAVAGRVLRADTVLRTLHRRGRGI
- a CDS encoding glycosyltransferase translates to MLVAVGTDTHPFDRLIRWLEEWHHGVDEDVGLTVQHGHTRAPAVPGAVTFLGHGELQAAMAEADLVVCHAGPATILEARRQGHLPIVTPRDPARGEHVDDHQLLFARRLGAAGMVALAETREAVIGALTEGLADPFRFTVAADPVAATTRRAAVEQVGRIVEELVVASARRRQGARWWSWLLPDRHGERR
- a CDS encoding UDP-N-acetylglucosamine--LPS N-acetylglucosamine transferase, producing MDTTIENANDPGVLLLVGSSGGHLAQLLALRPWYESWRRCWITFDTPEAVSQLVGEDVVPAHHPTTRNVPNLLRNTVLAWRVLRSRRVAAVVTTGAGVAVPFVLLARLWRVPTVYIEVYDRIDTATVTARLCRPFLSAMLVQWDEQRRQYPEATVVGTLL